The genomic window GTTCCCAGGATAACTGACCCTCCAGCATGCACCCCTTATTCTCCGCTGCCACTCTCCGGACCTTGTTCCCCGGTGCTGTTGTATCACAAACTTTTGttatgtctctgacatgtcaaatatttttacaaattacagtgacactttaacaagctGAAACAAATGATACATTTCTACTATTGTGTGGAATCTTGGTTGtagtccagagctgcatttacaatTCTGCTTGTTGCCTTTTGGAAACAGTTACATTTTTGACTGCATTGAAAATTGGACATAATCCTAAAAATGTATGTAAGCATTCACGAAGCAGTGGGGCGTTTCTTCTAACTTATTGGGTTATTGTATAGTGGCCGGTGGAAAGACTGCAAGTTCCACAATGAGTTCAGCTCCAAAGCTTGATTTGATTTATAATGCAGACTGTAACTTTGAATCGGCACAAGACAAGTCATCTCATTTAATGACGTCTGTCATGACCCAATTCTATACATTTATGTTCAGGATGGCTATGGGGAGTATGGTATCATGTCATGGCTACACCGGTTAGTTGGCAATAAGGGTTTCTTAACCTGTGGCCCAATTCCCAGCATGCTGGCTGTCACAATGTTTTGCAATAGCAGGTGAGAGGCTATTGGTTGGTGTAGGATCCTACCAGTGAAAGTAATGACACTTGCACTTTATGGCAGAGCTGCAATTGCTGTATGTGTAATGCTCTTGCTACTATTTTCAAATAAGTATTCAGAGCAGTTTATACAGCAGTGTAGCATGAGACAGTGGTATAATATACAGCCCCTGAGTATTCACATGCAAGGTAATGTGTAGAAAGCTGCATTGAACAAACATAGCAATGCAGGTTGTTTTTGTAttggcagctttttttttatatatatatatatatatatatatatatatatatatatatatacatacatactataagggtacaaacacacaccgtatacgcagcagagctgcagcagatttgatgctgtgtttagttatttagatcgtatttgctgcgtatcacagcagtaaatacgctgcgtacacggtgtgtgtgtgtttataccctaaagcagTACAAGGAAATGTCCCTACACTGCTCAtcaaaaatatagatttttttttttttttacttttttttgctaattaccCAGTTGCTATCACAATGCCCTGAATGTGTCCCTGTAGCCATCCTGTAGCAGTACAGGAGGAGCGTTGTCATGTGACATTACCAAGATGTGACTGTACTGACCCCCAATAAGTCATCGAAGTATGAGTGTTTTTGAGGCAGTATGATTTGGTAAAAACCTGCTATGGTCAGATGTTAGCTGTGGGTGAACAagaaaatgtagaaaaaattGAATGCTGTTATGCGTTGAAAAAGTTCCATAATCTAGGTTGTCTTTTTTTACTGTCTGTTACAGATGTGAGTCTCTGCCAGACCACAGGTCCTGAACTGACAATATTCTAGTTCTCTATGATGCTGGGAGGTTCAGGTGTGACTCTGCACTTGTGGCCATAATACAGAAGCAGAAATGAATCCTATGAGTGGATTCTCTTGTCTCTAGGCTAGAATACAGCTGCTTTTATACTGTGTGCAGTTTCTTTCTATGGTATAGCATAGGCTCCAATCTTTGTGCAGTATACATATGGATGCCTCTGTATGGCCTAACCACTGTTCTCCTTGATCCCTCTTGTACATACATGTGAATAGAAAAAGAAACCACCAGACACCTCTGGTGACAGCTTTTGTCCCAGAGAACAAAATGATCAGGCATTTGAAATCCCACGTGTCTGATCCTTTTCTCCATAACATCTGCCATTGGGGTGGGGGAGTCAGGGGGCCACCATACACACTAGATAGGTGGCTGATAACGTTGAATTGGTGCATTTAATGTTAATGGGTCATAATTGAAatgggtaagaaaaaaaaaaacgctaccTTCTTgcagaaatagcaccacccctgtcctaaggttgtgtgtggtattacagtttagctccattcacttcaatggaattgagctgcaaaacccccacccAACCttaggacaagaatggtgctgtttcttgtggccatgttttcctaaacctggataattcctttaagggtATCCCTTGGAGAGAATACTTTTTGACAATTCCTGATGCACTGGCAATAACTATAACCTGAGGAATAGTAAGGGAATTCTGAAAACATGCCCTGTTTGTGGATCATGGGGATTGTAGAGAGACTGATCTTAAATTCTGGGTAATAACTAAATGATGATTTCTGACTACTAGTGTTaagtggatctgtcaaaatgtttgggtttggcaacattatcTAACCCTGTACACAGTAcagagaatttggatgcagccctagggagtcctggaaaacatggatacagcctatgattgTATTTaaggttttcctggcagccctagggtagcatccaacttctgcagctgaggGGAACTAAACTCCGAGGCTTATGGTTCAGATTATGTCGCCAAACATTCTCACAGATCTACTCAACACTACTGGCTACCAATGAAGATGATGCCAGTCCCAGAGGCAGGAAATAGGAGTCCAGCCCTACTAGTCCTGCGTGATGTgttcttagtagagatgagcgaactgggttcgagtcgatccgaacccgaacattcggcctTTGATtacctggggctgcagaacttggataaagctctaaggttgtctggaaaacatggatacagccaatgactatgtccatgttttccacatagccttagggcttcagcagccaccgctaatcaaatgccgaaagttcgggttcggatcgacacgagcatgctcgaggttctctcatctctagttcttaGCCAATGACATGAGAATACTTGGTAAAAAGTTGCATGTGACAGGATGGGACTCTTGCCTGCATACAATTTACATTGGCAGGAAAGAGGCCTTAGGGCTCAGATATCTAATTTATAGAATAATTCCATAACATAAGAGGTTATGTGCAGCACTGTTCTGTAGGTGCTTTGCATGGAGGGAGGGGTTGTAGTGACGGGACTCTTCTCAGTTTTACAAGAACAGATCTGCATACCAGAAAAGACTGGTTGCAGTAGATTATTTGTTAGTTTGCACTTGGCGTAGTCTCTTAGGTGAGATGTCACTAATCTGTAAAGTGAGGATCTAGGCTTCCCTCTAGATGCCATCCAACCTGTGGGTATCTGGCTATTGAAAAAGCTACAATTCCTATTCTGCTGAAGGaattgtgatgatgatgatgatagttgtagttctacaacagctggagagccaccggTTGGGGAAGCCTGATCTATAAATGTAAATGCACTCATTAGCTACCCCTAGTGGTAAGAGGTCAGGTTTTGCAGACCAAACCACCTAACCTTTGTTTTTAGTTTTGAGTGTAAGTTCATTACATACTCTAAATCGATGTTTTCCAAATGAGGTTAAAATTTTAATTCTGGAAATAAGATTTGATCACTGGTTTTATAGCCAGCTCTTCATCCATCACAAAGGGTAATATTCCTGGATGGCTTGTAGTAGGGGCTCTTTGTGCTCTGTAGCTGATCTACAAGGAGATGTGCTCTGTTTGTGACTTTCTTTTTCATGTTTTTCCCATCCTTTGCTCTCATTGGGTAATACAGTCCTGCTGCTTATCCATACACTGCGGTGGGGTAAGCAGCAGAACGCGCGGCAGCAGATGTACAGAACACCACAAACGATCCAATCCTGTAACTCATTGCCTTAATCTTGTGTTCATATGGCATGCCAGACCAGCTGAAAGGCTTTTAAAGATGTATAATAGGCCAATGTCAGTTTGTATAAAGTACCAAGTGAAAATATTTATTACTTGCATTGGAAAAATTGTTTACCTATTGAATGTTATCTGTTTCTGTAGAAGTCTTTAGATGTAATAAAAGCATTCTGATGTCTTCTTGTGACATGTGGCTGTCCCTTCTCATAGAGGTCTAGTTATAAAGATTTCATTTTGCACTTTATAGCTTCAAGGGAAAGGGATGCGTGGTAAGGCTCAACTAGAAGATCTGGGGCCCCATTTCTAAATCTGTAATGGGTACAGGGGTGAATAGGAACACTCTGAATGTGATGGGCAGTGCTTCTCGATTCCAGTGATATTTGTGCCTATACCACCGTCACCCCTCCCAATCCAAGTCTGCATATGTTTGCAAcccttccttttaaaggggttatccagagaaaatctcttctttcaaagcaactggtttcggaaagttatatagatgtgtaattctatttatttaaaaatctcttaaGTTTTTCcatactgcccagagcagtagcccatccctatagaaaacctctcctgctctggacagttcctgacatagacaaaggtggcagcagagagcactgtctgggtatgtgcacactgagtaaataggacaGAAAGTCCGTCGCGTAATCAGACGACCGCGGcgggcgcgcgcgtctccgcccgtgccatagactccattctatgcacaggcggattccttcctctgcCTAAAGAATGATcgagttcattctttgggcggaggaaggaatccgcctgtacatagaataaagtctatggcacgggcggagacgcgcgtgcCCGCCGCTGTCCGCGAGCGTCTGATTACGCGACGGACTTTCtgtcctatttactcagtgtgcacataccctcaggctgaaaagaacaccacttcctgcaggacatatagtagctgataagtaagggaagatttgaaaattttaaatagatgtaaattacaaatcctgtataactttcttggataactccttttaaaGTGATAAAGAGCAATGAAACCACACATTGTTGTGGAGAAAGTGATTTTATAGTTACTAAATTGTCCATGGCAAGCACTCTAAACTCTCATCCTTGGAGGGCATGTGTGGATCCCATTAAACTTCTATTCTGGATTGCCTCCTTGTGGGTATTCCCAATTGTCTGAGTCAACTTAGTTCCTGGATCCTCCCCTATCTAGATAACCTCTTGTGTGACTGTTAAACATAAAGCAAGTACTGCATTTATTATCTACTACTTTATATTTGGACTAATATGTAAAAGATACaagcataaaaaaaatttaaaacccaTCAGTGCATTTCAGACCTCTCAAACACATAACCTAAAACGCTAATAAAAGCCCATCAATATCTTTTATGTTGGTCCAAAAATGACACTGATCATCTACTACTTTATTAGCCTCAAGAGATTATATCTGGATATTAGTGGAGAATCCAGGAGCCTGAGAGACCATTGGGAAGAAAAGGCTGGGGGTCCTATGTGAGACACTTTCCCACTTGGAcccccaattaaaggggttatccagctctacaaaaacatggccactttccccctactgttgtctccagtttgggtggggttttgaaactgtttcattgaagtaaatggagcttaattgcaaaccgcacctgaactggagacaacagtagggggaaaagtggccatgtttttgtagcgctggataacccctttaatggagtgcACCATGTATGTTGCAGCCACACAGCTCATTCTCTCTATTGGGTTGCACACATTTCCAAGTTAAGCCCTCAGAAATGTTCCAAAGTTTCTGCTAAAAGGTGACAAAGACTTTGTTAACCAAAATATTAGAGAGAAATaagctatacactacaattaAAGTTCTGGCACTCTAATAGTTGACCAAGCCATTCCACAACAGTGCTCCAGGTTTACTAACTATATCACGCCAcacactattaggccatgtttacacaacttatgtttagcataaatcacggctgttgttgcaaattgcaaaaacgcctgtgatttatgctaaacatacgttgtatttgaatggaatcctgtccggagcgtGCAGCTCCAGATGGATGCTCCTTTGTGTgcaacggtgaattgggatgtgcgcccgcatccgaattcaccagaaatgaagatcaaccggccagtactgcagtaccggccgggatgatcttcagtaacaccggctgttctgggaTCCAGACGGTGGTATACGCAGTGGGACCATGGCCTCATGCTGTGGTATAGACGTTAACATTTTCACTTAATATGCATTAAACTTTCAAAAGGGAATAATCAGATCGGATGCATTTAGTAGTCAATTGCAGAATCCTATGTCCAAGGATGCAGAAACATTGAATGCAAGCTCATTGATGCCtgtgcatgtatgagtgagtATATTAGGAGGGGGCTTGTTGGTGCACTGAGGCTGTTGCTAAAATCTGCCAGGCGTATGTTTCAGTGAGGCCGCACAGTTTTGATGCACCTGGATTTATGTAGTGGCATGGACCAGCAGGTGATTTTGTTATACCAGCGTAATAAATCTCCCCAGCATAACTTGTTTAggggtccagtgggtggtcctagtgACTGCTCAAACAGGAAAAGCTGTCAGAGATGAGCTAAACCTCAGtcagtgtatccatgttttacaggcagtCCTGGGACCTGCCATCACTTACAGCTGCCGAAAATATGGCTAAAGAACTATCGCCAGAGGATCACTACCCTGATTACACAGGACAAGGTCAACCTGTTTGCCCAATAATGTAACAGGGACCTTCGCCAACTAATAATTGGTCTAAATTTGGGCTAGAAAGCCTAAGTGTTctgagaagaaaggatatgcaaaatagctctcacatctCTTGAGCAAAGAAATGTCCCcgagtctcgctcagtcaaggagccttagaacattgacagaggattttattctaagccaaacaatctctccaaaagaaaagatttcccatctgcagacagctgttttgggggttttgcccctcatcagtgcagagcagggtgttggctggctagtgagaggtctatcagcGTGGGTCAAAGTGCTGGTTTTATAGTGTTCCAAGAACATTGCCAAAAAGTTCAGCATCTCTCTTTAACCCTTACTAAGAATACAACAATGGCCTGAGCCCTTGGGATAAATCTGGTGCAGAAATGGTCACTGCCGATATCCGTCCTGTGTAAAAGAGCCTGAGATCAGCCAACAAATGAGAAATGTCTGGTTcgttggctgatcacatcttttgtgcaacCATTAAAATCCTTATtagttgtgtaaaaaaaaatgtgatgataGGTAtcggcagggctgtggagttggaattttcatatgaattttataaatgttcctcattaatatattttatgttttatcaATCTAAAGACcttatttataacaaccagaaaTATAAACCCTTTCTCACGTACATTAAGTTTCCTccgtatatcagtaataaagcactggccctattagataaaggTGGTCGGGGAGAGGTTGTCAGTCATTATTTGTCAGTttctttctgagctggaagagtccattgtgtggggggagatctgtgctgttctggaTGACtgcatatgagcagcagtgtagtatgaagatatcctgtgtagcTGTAACcactgtcctcaatgtggtgttttgtctctgggagaagattgtgtgtttttcttcagtgtgctatggctgcaggaggctgtgtgttgcggggggcggggggggggcatcaataataataattaaaaaaaaaagtcctatttaCGTGTTCCTTGTGCCCTCACTGTGCAGCATAACAGCTCACGGTCCCCTGCTGGGCTCCTGATCCTGTGAAGTCACTCCCATTTaagaatgcctgctcagccaatcagtgagtgaggcggggcacagctgcagtcactgaatggtagttcctgtggggccgcGATGATAGAGAGCTAATAAATCTGGGtctatgtctgacctctgtatCAGAGATATCTGGCATTAACAGTTTTccttgtgtatggtgaatatttagttagtagTAAGCTGTTCAGGACATGGTAGTTGGAGACTGGCTGCGGTCCCTGCACACACcctctgctttatatctttcgtTATTccttcagaagtcgccccaggatcatgtaggacattacgcAGAAactgctgagccagttctactttacactaatgtaataaataactcccctggtgtctgaccgTCCATTTATGAAGGATTCAGAGCTTGATAAAATTGGAGTCGGTgcttgataaaattcaggagtcttaCCAACCCCATAGCCCTGGGTATAGGTGGCAGAAACAGTCCAGCGTTCATTCGTGAGGTCCGGCCCACAAGATGGATTGAGCGTTGTAAAGGCTCTGCAGGCGAGTTGACCATGTGTTGGACACTAGTAGTCAGGTGGTGGCACTGTGATCTTCCTCACAAAGTCTTCATACTTCACCATGCCATCAGGCCCTACCTCAGCATCTCGAAAGAGATCATCCACTGAAAATAGAAATAATAGATTTTTTTGAGTGAGTAAAACAAACATCTGCTGCATTGCTCACTGCCGCTTTCTCAAGCGATATACAAATCCAATGGTAACACTAGGCCTCTACCACAACCCAGACTATTATCTTATTATCTATGTTAGTCCTACCTTCTTCAGGTGTTAGCTTTTCTCCCATGCTGGTTAGTTTAGCCTTGAGCTCGGCCAGTGGGACCTTTCCCTTCTTGTGCCTGTCAGTCATCAGCATGGCTACAAGGATCTCATTCTCTGGGTCCTCCTGCTTCTGCTGACGGTACATGATGGTCAAGAAGGTTGAGAAATCCACTTCTCCATCTTTACCTACAGAGTAGAGACCAGGGACCAGCTATGATATGTATAACAGGCCTACATTTTAGTTTGTACATTTTTCAGCCtgaattttcttcttttttttttttttgcaaaagcctATTCACACAATGGAGTTTAAATACATGTTTAAGGCATAAACCATGGTAAGGATAAAGTTCCAGGATGACATGCTGTACCCTGAAAGTCACCACTTCATGTTCCACTAAGGGGGGAAAAAGTTGCAAACAGATGTAAAATTAATTTTTAGTCTTCATTTGTAAAGGAAAAAAACTCCCCACTATTTCTTAATGTGAATTTACCCCAAGGGTACAGTCACACCGCTTGAATGCAATATGCATTTGTAGGGTTACAGAACCTATTATGTGACTGGGAATTTAGATTTTCTTTAACATTAAAGTAgtaatagttattttttttttgcagaaatgaatagtacaagggatttaaaaaaacaaccccgtaataggttttattaggcaaaaaaaagcctgtttgtactcaaaaagctgttttccttaTAATAGACACAGATGGGTGAGGGGCTTTTTGGTGAGGGGCTTTTGGGTGAGCTTTTTGAGAACAGGAGGAAACttgtttgcttaataaaacctattacagaatttcttaaaatcacttgtaccattgattcctgcaaaaaaatttaaatgacagttacactttaaatgggGAGGAGGTCAATATTTGCAACCTAGACTGGAAAACCTTCACCAGTTTTACTTGGCACATTTGAAGACTGAagtagttttagtaaatctgagcCACAGTATTTTTCCAATACCAGGAGTAGACCCATAGAAAAAATCCTTCCATAAGAGttggacacaatctgaggttgaTTAGGGGATCTGGAGCAACAGGAGAACatcttactttactgaaagagtagtacgcctggaacaaactttcagctgATGTAGCAGGTAAACTCCACAATAATTGAAAGTAAACCTGTCTGGAATAATCATGTTTCTTCAGCTTGTTTGGGggatttttttcaaactttttttttgcccatatttTCAGACACATTAAGAGATGGACTGCAAACAAATTTTTTGGGGGATGTTTAGGTCCCAAAAAGATGTGCCAAGATACGTGCACATAAACTGCCCAAGGGACGTGCCTTGCAACTTGATTTTAGAGCTGTAGTTGAATTATAGCCATAAAATGGCATAAAAGGCAGTTTTCCTATTGAAGTCAACAGAACTcaacgggaaaaaaaaaacttttta from Dendropsophus ebraccatus isolate aDenEbr1 chromosome 1, aDenEbr1.pat, whole genome shotgun sequence includes these protein-coding regions:
- the CALML4 gene encoding calmodulin-like protein 4 isoform X1 — its product is MTKFLSQDDIQKFKECFNLYDKKGKGKIPAQDLLTVMRCLGTCPTPAEVSRHLQVQKIGKDGEVDFSTFLTIMYRQQKQEDPENEILVAMLMTDRHKKGKVPLAELKAKLTSMGEKLTPEEVDDLFRDAEVGPDGMVKYEDFVRKITVPPPDY
- the CALML4 gene encoding calmodulin-like protein 4 isoform X2; protein product: MRCLGTCPTPAEVSRHLQVQKIGKDGEVDFSTFLTIMYRQQKQEDPENEILVAMLMTDRHKKGKVPLAELKAKLTSMGEKLTPEEVDDLFRDAEVGPDGMVKYEDFVRKITVPPPDY